The sequence CAGGCTCACGAGCCGACCGGCCGCGGCTTCCGCGACCGGGAAGGCGCCCGGTCCGAGGCCCCAGGCGCGGTACGAGGGCTGGAGGTGGAGCGGGACCGGGTAGTGGATGAGCGCGGTCACGCCGCGTCTGCCGAGATGCGCCAGCAACTCGTCGCGGCGGTCCGAGAGCACGGGGAAGAGGTGATGGGCCGATTCGCCGCCCGCCGTCACGGCCGGGATCTGGACCCCGCGAACCTCGCGCGCGTAGATCGCGGCGATCTCCGCGCGGCGCCGGTTCCAGGCATCGAGGTGGCGCAGCTTGACGCGCAGGATCGCGGCCTGCAGCTCGTCCATCCGGCTATTGAGCCCCTGGATCTCGTGAACGTAGCGCGTCCGCTGCCCGTACTGCCGGAGCATGCGAAGCTGTTTCGCGAGCCCGGTGTCCGACGTGGCGACGGCGCCCGCGTCGCCGTACGCGCCGAGGTTCTTCGACGGATAGAAGCTGAAGCACGCGAGCACGCCGAAGGTGCCGACCTTCCGCCCGGCGTAGCGGGCGCCGTGCGCCTGGGCGCAGTCCTCGACCACCGGCACGCCGAGCTGGAGGAGCGGCGCGAGGTCGGCGGGGCTGCCGTAGAGATGAACGGGGATCACCGCGCGTGTACGCCGCGCGACGGCCGCCCGCGCCCTGGCCGGATCCATCATGAGGGTCGCCGGATCGATGTCCACCGGCACCGGCGTCGCCCCGGTCATCCGGATACCGGTCGCCGTCGGCACGCACGTGTTGGCGGGGAGGAGCACCTCGTCGCCGGGCCCGACGCCGAGCGCAAGGAGCGCGAGCGCCAGGGCCTCCGTGCCCGACGCGCAGGCGACGACGTGCTCGACGCCGAGCCACTCGGCGAACTCGCGCTCGAATCCCTCGCCCTCCTCGCCCAGGAGGAAGCGGCCGCGCGCGAGCACGGCGGCCACGGCCGCGTCCACCTCGGCGCGGATCGCGGCGTACTCGCGCGCTAGGTCGCCGAACGGGACCGTCGATGTCGACATGTGCGCGGCCGGCTCGCCGTCCTGGCGCCGCAGAAGCAGACCCAGCCCGCCTGCCGGAGCGGGTTTCCGTAGACGAGCACATGGTCGGGTACGTCCTTCGTCACGACGCTTCCCATCCCGACCATGGCCCAGCGCCCGATGGTGACTCCCGGACCGATCACCGCCGCCCCACCGAGCGATGCCCCCTCCCGCACGGTCGTGATCGCGGGCTCGACGGGGCGCCGGCTTCGCGGCAGCGGGTCGTTCGTGAAGGTCACGTTCGGACCCACGAAGA is a genomic window of Deltaproteobacteria bacterium containing:
- a CDS encoding N-acetyltransferase; amino-acid sequence: MAAADVGRERDPSDGGLLPEVEGPLLVTAAATYVDRRAIVDTPHVGAGTRIWEFVHVLRGARIGRNCNINSHVFVENDVVIGDGVTVKCGVYLWDGIRLEDRVFVGPNVTFTNDPLPRSRRPVEPAITTVREGASLGGAAVIGPGVTIGRWAMVGMGSVVTKDVPDHVLVYGNPLRQAGWVCFCGARTASRPRTCRHRRSRSAT
- a CDS encoding DegT/DnrJ/EryC1/StrS family aminotransferase; translation: MSTSTVPFGDLAREYAAIRAEVDAAVAAVLARGRFLLGEEGEGFEREFAEWLGVEHVVACASGTEALALALLALGVGPGDEVLLPANTCVPTATGIRMTGATPVPVDIDPATLMMDPARARAAVARRTRAVIPVHLYGSPADLAPLLQLGVPVVEDCAQAHGARYAGRKVGTFGVLACFSFYPSKNLGAYGDAGAVATSDTGLAKQLRMLRQYGQRTRYVHEIQGLNSRMDELQAAILRVKLRHLDAWNRRRAEIAAIYAREVRGVQIPAVTAGGESAHHLFPVLSDRRDELLAHLGRRGVTALIHYPVPLHLQPSYRAWGLGPGAFPVAEAAAGRLVSLPLFPQLTEAEIAAVVSAVLEFHG